A region from the Tepidibacillus fermentans genome encodes:
- a CDS encoding TorD/DmsD family molecular chaperone, whose translation MSEIGLEQKEVVEEIYLILAEFFKFPTEEFYQEVVQGLIDQRLEELTGFMGYPKPNVFFKNRFTSFQEMKQLYVRCFMGVVQPYAPPVESVYKVWTKDPTASLPNATSKGYYYGDSALHLRHLYQQFQLEIPEEYTSMPDHLTLLLEFLTFLVQNGTIRQVYQLIVDHFDWLDDFRTELTKVENSQFYLDVTDVLIAIISYERQSLANINQIEDSV comes from the coding sequence ATGTCAGAGATCGGATTGGAACAAAAGGAAGTAGTAGAAGAGATCTATTTAATACTTGCTGAATTTTTTAAATTTCCGACAGAGGAATTTTATCAAGAGGTAGTACAGGGCCTCATTGATCAACGCCTAGAAGAATTAACTGGATTCATGGGCTATCCAAAACCTAATGTTTTTTTCAAAAACAGATTTACTAGCTTCCAAGAGATGAAACAGCTTTATGTTCGTTGTTTTATGGGCGTAGTACAACCCTACGCTCCTCCTGTAGAATCTGTCTACAAAGTATGGACTAAAGATCCAACAGCATCATTACCGAACGCAACGAGCAAAGGATATTATTATGGAGATTCAGCATTACATCTTCGTCATTTATATCAACAATTTCAATTAGAAATACCAGAAGAATATACGAGCATGCCTGATCATCTCACGTTATTATTGGAGTTTTTAACCTTTTTGGTTCAGAACGGTACGATTAGACAAGTATACCAGCTGATTGTCGATCACTTTGATTGGCTGGATGATTTTAGAACAGAGTTAACGAAGGTTGAGAACAGTCAATTTTACTTAGATGTGACAGATGTATTGATCGCAATCATTTCATATGAGCGACAAAGTCTAGCCAACATCAATCAAATCGAAGATTCCGTCTGA
- a CDS encoding DNA polymerase IV yields the protein MKAKKKVIFLVDMQSFYASVEIASDPTLMGKPVAVVGDPAKRHGITLAANPEAKAAGVKTAMPVWQVRSVCPNVEFVKPHMQKYIDTSIQITHILEQFTDQVEVYSIDEQFLDVTASQSLFGPPLQMAKMIQERIWKEVGVRARIGIGENKIQAKMACDNFAKKNKEGIFELNRQNYRKYTSPLAINQLFGVGSRMKRNFERIGIYTIGDLANRSLEEMKRRWGIMGHVLWLSAQGIDYSPVERNSTEVQKGIGNSITLPRDYYIQEEIETVLLEITEEVCRRARSMHQKGRTVHVSLRGADFDRPTGFHRQTTLPEATNNTMEIYQAVLQLFHRFWDRKPVRSIGINITQLEDDRQVQLSLFADPIKKLRLGQVMDEIRERYGRTAIFRASSLLSAGLLFDRASKIGGHEA from the coding sequence ATGAAAGCAAAGAAAAAAGTGATTTTTTTGGTGGATATGCAAAGTTTTTATGCATCAGTTGAAATCGCTTCTGATCCGACATTAATGGGCAAACCAGTTGCTGTTGTTGGTGATCCAGCCAAACGTCACGGAATTACCTTAGCTGCCAATCCTGAAGCAAAGGCTGCAGGAGTCAAAACAGCGATGCCAGTTTGGCAAGTGAGAAGTGTTTGTCCTAATGTCGAATTTGTGAAACCCCATATGCAAAAATATATTGATACATCGATTCAGATTACCCACATTTTAGAACAGTTTACTGATCAGGTTGAAGTTTATTCGATTGATGAACAGTTTCTAGATGTAACCGCCAGCCAATCTCTTTTTGGGCCACCTTTACAAATGGCCAAAATGATTCAAGAGCGAATTTGGAAAGAGGTAGGGGTTCGAGCGAGGATTGGTATTGGTGAAAATAAGATTCAAGCGAAAATGGCCTGTGATAATTTTGCAAAGAAGAATAAAGAAGGGATCTTTGAATTAAATCGTCAAAATTACCGAAAATACACTTCACCACTTGCCATTAACCAACTATTTGGTGTGGGAAGTCGAATGAAGCGAAACTTTGAACGAATTGGGATTTATACGATCGGTGATTTAGCCAACCGTTCCTTAGAGGAAATGAAAAGACGCTGGGGGATTATGGGGCATGTTTTGTGGTTAAGTGCTCAAGGAATTGATTATTCCCCAGTTGAACGAAATTCGACAGAGGTTCAAAAAGGAATTGGCAATAGTATCACATTACCACGGGATTACTACATTCAAGAGGAGATTGAAACGGTCCTTCTTGAAATTACAGAAGAAGTGTGTAGACGGGCAAGGTCAATGCATCAAAAGGGACGAACCGTTCATGTATCCCTTCGGGGAGCGGATTTTGATCGTCCCACAGGTTTTCATCGGCAAACTACTCTTCCTGAAGCCACCAATAATACGATGGAAATCTATCAAGCGGTTTTACAATTATTTCATCGATTCTGGGATCGTAAACCTGTAAGGAGTATTGGAATTAATATTACTCAATTAGAAGATGATCGACAAGTACAGCTTAGTCTATTTGCTGATCCGATCAAAAAGCTACGACTCGGTCAAGTGATGGATGAGATTCGCGAGCGGTATGGCAGGACAGCGATTTTTCGCGCATCATCCTTATTATCTGCGGGACTATTGTTTGATCGTGCAAGCAAGATAGGGGGTCATGAAGCATGA
- a CDS encoding 4Fe-4S dicluster domain-containing protein, with translation MREELQRLLSESISVEPKVCLNYLRKDIGCEQCVEHCPAEAISFQSRIPVIQHSKCVNCGACVSACPVLAIDHVQKPYHELQKQIEEHREARITCQRMESYQKGIKVPCYLYLDVPILLTYGKGKERLNFTIEPCQNCEYAFLNPKQHFLKLQEKINLYQIPLKIEVTEEPLTMEQKDEIVGGITRRDLLKKFSIKNLREVLLPEEEEEKENPKTISLTNEEKPLYKRGIFNQIVIQKYIDLGYTNRTLPEAEFIKIHIDDSCVGCNICESLCPTQALRWENDENESRLVFSAVECIACKNCNACPETSIQFQAITFEEYVQQKTNRLKSFSRKICTECGDEFRTKADENVCTFCSAKKEQDPLRFFQS, from the coding sequence ATGAGAGAGGAATTGCAGCGATTACTTAGTGAATCGATTTCAGTTGAACCAAAAGTCTGTTTGAATTATCTTCGAAAAGATATTGGCTGCGAGCAATGTGTTGAACATTGTCCCGCTGAAGCCATATCCTTTCAATCGCGAATTCCTGTCATTCAACATTCTAAATGCGTAAATTGCGGAGCATGTGTGAGTGCGTGTCCAGTTTTGGCAATCGATCATGTGCAAAAACCTTACCATGAGTTGCAAAAGCAAATCGAAGAACACAGAGAGGCTCGGATTACATGTCAAAGAATGGAATCCTATCAAAAGGGAATTAAGGTTCCGTGTTATCTATATTTAGATGTGCCAATACTTTTGACTTATGGAAAAGGAAAAGAACGATTAAATTTTACCATTGAACCTTGTCAAAACTGCGAATATGCATTTTTGAATCCAAAACAACATTTCTTAAAGTTACAGGAAAAAATAAATCTTTACCAAATACCATTAAAAATTGAAGTTACGGAAGAACCACTTACAATGGAACAAAAAGATGAAATTGTGGGTGGAATAACAAGAAGAGATTTATTGAAAAAATTTTCGATAAAAAATTTAAGGGAAGTGTTACTACCAGAAGAGGAAGAAGAAAAAGAGAATCCAAAAACGATCAGTTTAACGAATGAAGAAAAACCTCTTTATAAAAGAGGAATCTTTAATCAAATTGTTATTCAAAAATATATAGATTTAGGATATACAAATAGAACTCTACCAGAAGCAGAGTTTATCAAAATTCATATCGATGATTCCTGTGTTGGATGTAATATTTGTGAGAGTCTTTGCCCAACTCAAGCACTGCGATGGGAAAACGACGAAAATGAAAGTCGTTTAGTCTTCTCCGCAGTAGAATGTATAGCTTGTAAAAACTGCAATGCTTGCCCAGAAACAAGCATTCAATTTCAGGCAATTACTTTTGAGGAGTATGTCCAGCAAAAAACAAATCGATTAAAAAGCTTTTCTCGAAAGATTTGTACTGAGTGTGGTGATGAGTTTAGAACAAAAGCAGATGAGAATGTTTGTACATTCTGTTCCGCCAAAAAAGAACAGGACCCATTAAGATTTTTTCAATCCTAA
- a CDS encoding twin-arginine translocase TatA/TatE family subunit — protein sequence MLSNIGIPGLILILVIALIIFGPQKLPELGRAAGRTLKEFKSATRDLIDEEIDTKKKEEK from the coding sequence TTGTTATCCAATATTGGTATTCCAGGGTTGATCTTAATTTTAGTCATTGCATTGATAATTTTTGGACCGCAAAAACTTCCTGAATTAGGAAGAGCAGCTGGAAGGACGTTGAAAGAATTCAAAAGCGCAACCAGAGACTTAATTGATGAAGAAATAGATACCAAAAAGAAAGAGGAAAAATAG
- a CDS encoding N-acetylmuramoyl-L-alanine amidase family protein, producing the protein MAYLVALDYGHGGSDSGASANGLVEKVLNRKIGYQVRDLLIYNGIQVVELADDENTYVSLQERSNKANKSGAHIVVSMHNNAGGGEGAEIIYSIVGGKGKELAEKLQTEISKHQVFRKIYTRVGANGRDYYHMIRETKAPAVIIEYGFVDNVNDVQRLKNPAFLETMAKDTVRGICNYFGVVYKEPQPKQNDEDEKPTDSDPLDGIVHRDIVDGTQVGAFDNPESIADLVVKYVSQGKKNIVIQRV; encoded by the coding sequence TTGGCATATTTAGTTGCACTGGATTATGGTCACGGGGGTTCTGATAGTGGTGCTTCGGCAAATGGACTAGTGGAAAAAGTTCTAAATCGAAAAATCGGATACCAAGTTCGCGACTTACTCATTTATAATGGAATTCAAGTTGTTGAACTAGCCGATGATGAAAATACCTATGTAAGTCTACAGGAGCGATCAAATAAAGCTAATAAAAGTGGTGCTCATATCGTCGTAAGTATGCACAACAATGCAGGTGGTGGAGAAGGAGCAGAGATTATTTATTCAATAGTTGGTGGTAAGGGAAAGGAATTAGCAGAGAAACTACAAACTGAGATTTCAAAACATCAGGTATTTCGGAAGATATATACACGTGTTGGTGCAAATGGACGAGACTACTATCATATGATTCGAGAAACAAAAGCACCAGCCGTCATTATTGAATACGGATTCGTAGATAATGTTAACGACGTACAACGGTTAAAGAATCCTGCATTTCTAGAAACAATGGCAAAAGATACGGTTCGAGGAATATGTAACTATTTTGGAGTCGTTTATAAGGAGCCTCAACCAAAACAGAATGATGAGGACGAGAAGCCGACTGATAGCGATCCACTCGATGGAATTGTTCATCGTGACATTGTTGACGGAACACAAGTGGGTGCCTTTGATAATCCAGAATCAATCGCCGATCTAGTAGTCAAATATGTGAGTCAAGGAAAGAAAAACATCGTGATTCAACGAGTATAA
- a CDS encoding KamA family radical SAM protein: MIFDIEKEDIVVDSDRIEEVIQQIQKENPGFCQIIMKDIDEEQIRKEIYQYFFHFELHCLESCYMNSLQRHRSQQALHVLKNLFSPRHESLTHFSVLSNLKKCLDHRHTEVSLSFAYEILFLLRALKGKTGLEQKEENSPIATRPEWGRLDELSQEVKTWMKRYPSGLDYQVIKQRKQNQEMIKSMFGITDKEWKDWNWQCQHVIRDLKELESFTKLTEKEKESILLANEHQIPFGITPYYLSLLDLSDSSIKYDHAIRNHAFPPLHYIQRLIEMKKRQNTEPLNNPKQTPEEISIRRGYPMIAIFRPIPTHTQYCLYGERNWEMNDALGKKKPVQMDKIDRAVRWFEKHTEVTEVLIAGDILIFDDDIIEEILSRLADISHIQRIRVSTRIPVILPNRITDSLVHLLSSYQISGRREISLMTHFEHAYEVTLEAMEVVQKLRKAGVHVYNQSIYTIDNSRRFEMSALRKQLRLIGVDPYYSFNAKKDTPEERVPIARMIQEQNEESRLAPGIDREDEAVFNIPGIGKNYLRASQEHELIMILADGSRIYEFYPSDAHLFRQKTFLYRDVPIYTFLKELEKRGERIKDYRSIWYYY, from the coding sequence GTGATTTTTGATATTGAAAAAGAAGACATTGTGGTCGATTCCGATAGAATAGAAGAAGTCATTCAACAGATTCAAAAAGAAAACCCTGGTTTTTGCCAGATCATTATGAAAGATATAGATGAAGAACAAATTAGAAAGGAAATTTATCAATATTTTTTTCATTTTGAACTTCATTGTCTAGAATCCTGTTATATGAATTCTTTACAACGTCATCGTTCACAACAAGCTCTTCATGTCTTAAAAAATCTATTTTCACCTCGGCATGAATCCTTAACCCATTTTTCTGTTCTTAGTAATCTAAAAAAATGCCTAGATCATCGTCACACTGAGGTGAGTTTAAGTTTTGCCTATGAGATTCTCTTCTTGTTACGGGCGTTAAAAGGGAAGACTGGTCTAGAGCAAAAAGAGGAAAATAGTCCAATCGCTACCCGACCTGAATGGGGTCGTCTTGACGAATTGTCTCAAGAAGTTAAGACGTGGATGAAACGTTATCCTAGTGGATTAGATTATCAAGTGATTAAGCAAAGAAAACAGAATCAAGAAATGATTAAATCCATGTTCGGGATTACGGATAAGGAATGGAAGGATTGGAACTGGCAATGTCAACATGTGATCCGTGATTTGAAAGAGTTAGAATCATTTACGAAACTGACTGAAAAAGAAAAAGAATCGATCCTATTAGCCAATGAACATCAGATTCCTTTTGGGATTACCCCTTATTACTTGTCATTGCTGGATCTAAGCGATTCTTCGATAAAATATGACCATGCTATTCGCAACCATGCTTTTCCTCCTCTTCATTATATTCAACGGTTGATTGAGATGAAAAAACGTCAGAATACGGAACCTTTGAATAATCCAAAACAAACACCGGAAGAGATCTCGATCCGCAGGGGTTATCCGATGATTGCTATTTTCAGGCCCATTCCGACGCATACTCAATATTGTTTATATGGGGAACGAAATTGGGAAATGAATGATGCACTTGGGAAGAAAAAACCAGTACAGATGGATAAAATTGATCGTGCTGTTCGTTGGTTTGAAAAGCATACTGAAGTGACTGAAGTATTGATAGCAGGGGATATCCTCATTTTTGATGATGATATTATCGAAGAGATACTATCTCGTCTAGCGGATATCTCTCACATTCAGCGAATTCGTGTTTCGACAAGGATCCCTGTCATTCTGCCAAATCGCATCACCGATTCATTAGTACACCTTTTAAGTTCCTATCAGATCTCAGGTAGAAGAGAAATTTCTTTAATGACTCATTTTGAACATGCATATGAGGTTACCTTAGAAGCAATGGAGGTCGTTCAAAAGTTAAGAAAAGCAGGAGTTCATGTCTATAATCAGTCGATTTATACGATTGACAATTCCAGACGCTTTGAAATGTCTGCTTTACGAAAACAACTTCGACTGATCGGTGTGGATCCTTATTATTCTTTCAATGCTAAAAAAGATACTCCTGAAGAAAGAGTACCGATTGCACGAATGATTCAAGAGCAAAATGAGGAGTCACGACTTGCTCCTGGTATTGATCGCGAAGATGAGGCAGTGTTTAATATTCCGGGTATTGGTAAGAATTATTTAAGAGCTTCTCAAGAACATGAATTGATCATGATTCTCGCGGATGGATCACGAATCTATGAATTTTATCCTTCTGATGCTCATTTGTTCCGTCAAAAAACGTTCTTATATCGTGATGTACCTATTTATACCTTTTTAAAAGAATTAGAAAAAAGGGGAGAAAGGATTAAGGACTATCGTTCTATCTGGTACTATTATTAA
- the pxpB gene encoding 5-oxoprolinase subunit PxpB codes for MRNRASIYPIGDKAITVKFGDEISPEINGRVIAFAQYLSKQVVDGIIESVPTYTDVTIYYNPLILSYEEIKRRIQGWLNQKMTYQIENQRLIYLPVLYGGEYGPDLDYVANYHGIDREEVIRVHTSIDYRVYMLGFAPGFPYLGGLPEILHTPRLEKPRVQIPAGSVGIAGKQTGVYPLSTPGGWQIIGHTPVPLFEKKEESNPILLRAGDLIRFVSIDLIQYEQIEEQIRKGIYQVQIERIERMSGYEN; via the coding sequence GTGAGAAATAGAGCCTCTATCTACCCTATAGGGGACAAAGCGATTACGGTAAAATTTGGAGATGAAATTTCCCCGGAAATCAATGGTAGAGTCATTGCATTTGCGCAATATTTATCTAAACAAGTCGTTGATGGCATTATCGAGTCTGTTCCAACCTATACAGATGTGACCATTTACTATAATCCTCTCATTTTGTCTTATGAGGAAATCAAAAGACGAATTCAAGGTTGGCTTAACCAAAAAATGACATACCAGATTGAAAATCAGCGTTTGATCTATCTACCAGTACTCTATGGTGGAGAATATGGTCCTGATTTAGATTATGTCGCTAATTATCACGGGATTGATCGTGAAGAGGTGATTCGAGTTCATACATCGATCGATTACCGAGTTTATATGCTAGGATTTGCTCCAGGATTTCCTTATCTAGGGGGATTACCTGAAATCTTGCATACCCCTCGATTAGAAAAACCCAGAGTTCAAATTCCGGCTGGATCGGTTGGGATAGCAGGGAAACAAACAGGGGTTTATCCTTTATCTACCCCAGGGGGATGGCAAATTATTGGCCATACCCCTGTGCCTCTTTTTGAGAAAAAAGAAGAGTCTAACCCTATTCTATTACGTGCAGGGGATTTGATCCGTTTTGTTTCCATCGATCTGATTCAATATGAACAAATCGAAGAGCAGATTAGGAAAGGAATCTATCAAGTGCAAATAGAGAGGATAGAAAGGATGAGTGGGTATGAAAATTGA
- the yjjX gene encoding inosine/xanthosine triphosphatase, with the protein MLRIGVGSKNPAKVQAVRSAFEKIGYEVEIIGLNVPSGVSDQPFSDEETIRGAINRATAVMAYAKEHTNVGALDYAVGLEGGVVETPFGFFLCNWGAVVNADGEIGIGGGQRVQLPQIIVDGLQKGKELGDIIDPIAGKDDVRKKEGTIGILTNSQITRSQMFTDVVVCSFARFLHPELY; encoded by the coding sequence ATGTTGCGGATTGGAGTAGGATCAAAAAATCCAGCAAAAGTACAAGCAGTTCGTTCTGCTTTTGAGAAGATTGGGTATGAAGTAGAAATTATCGGCTTAAACGTACCTTCGGGAGTATCGGATCAACCGTTTTCAGATGAAGAGACGATTCGTGGGGCAATCAACCGGGCAACGGCGGTGATGGCATATGCAAAAGAACATACAAATGTAGGTGCCCTTGATTACGCCGTTGGTTTAGAAGGAGGAGTAGTTGAGACTCCATTTGGTTTCTTTCTCTGTAACTGGGGTGCTGTTGTAAACGCTGATGGGGAGATTGGAATCGGTGGTGGTCAACGGGTTCAACTCCCACAGATTATTGTCGACGGACTGCAAAAAGGAAAAGAGCTAGGCGATATCATTGATCCGATTGCGGGAAAGGATGATGTAAGAAAAAAGGAAGGTACAATTGGAATTTTAACCAATAGCCAGATTACCCGTAGCCAGATGTTTACGGATGTGGTCGTTTGTTCCTTTGCTCGCTTTTTACACCCCGAACTTTATTAG
- a CDS encoding YolD-like family protein, protein MNRGNLLWTGSRMMLAEHRQLLNERLKEAGRKEKPLLDEQQKEWIAQSISEAMVNDLEVIITLFEPYREKKIKGKIRKIDHQLRRLKVTVQEDYTWITMDDIMDVSLV, encoded by the coding sequence ATGAATCGGGGGAATTTATTATGGACAGGAAGTCGGATGATGTTAGCCGAACATCGGCAATTATTAAATGAACGATTAAAAGAAGCAGGCAGAAAAGAAAAACCACTATTGGATGAACAACAAAAAGAATGGATCGCTCAATCGATTTCCGAAGCGATGGTCAATGACCTTGAAGTGATAATTACCCTTTTTGAGCCATATCGAGAAAAGAAAATCAAGGGAAAGATACGAAAGATCGACCATCAATTAAGAAGACTCAAGGTTACTGTTCAAGAGGATTATACATGGATTACGATGGATGATATTATGGATGTGAGTTTAGTATAA
- a CDS encoding patatin-like phospholipase family protein: MEGVGLVLEGGGMRGVYTAGVLEFFMEQDLYFPYVIGVSAGACNACSYISRQKGRNKRVTIDYVNDPRYLSYRNLWKEKSIFGMDFIFDEIPKRLDPFDFETFNHSKQRFIVGTTDVFTGKPVYFDRESVEDVLQLVRASSSLPFAAPTVHIDGYTLLDGGIADPIPIRKSIKDGNLKNVIVLTRNRGYRKRPFKYKWLAKRKYPRYQGLIDAMVNRHQVYNETLDFIKQLEEEKKAFVIRPSQPLSVKRTEKDQKKLEELYHQGYEDAKKSYIHLKRWIEN; encoded by the coding sequence ATGGAAGGTGTAGGGCTTGTTCTTGAAGGTGGAGGAATGAGAGGTGTTTATACAGCAGGTGTTCTAGAATTTTTTATGGAACAGGATTTGTACTTTCCTTATGTCATTGGAGTATCGGCAGGGGCTTGTAATGCCTGTTCGTATATCTCTCGACAAAAAGGAAGGAATAAAAGGGTAACTATTGACTATGTAAATGATCCCCGTTATTTAAGTTATCGAAATTTATGGAAGGAAAAAAGTATCTTTGGAATGGATTTTATCTTTGATGAGATTCCAAAGCGACTCGATCCCTTTGATTTTGAAACGTTCAATCATTCAAAACAGCGATTTATCGTGGGAACTACTGATGTTTTTACAGGAAAACCGGTCTATTTTGATCGAGAATCAGTTGAAGATGTATTGCAACTTGTACGTGCATCGAGTAGTCTTCCATTTGCAGCGCCAACAGTACATATTGATGGATACACCCTTTTAGATGGGGGAATTGCTGATCCAATACCTATACGTAAGTCAATAAAGGATGGGAATCTTAAAAATGTGATTGTGCTTACAAGAAATAGGGGATATCGAAAAAGGCCTTTCAAATATAAATGGTTAGCAAAAAGAAAATATCCAAGATATCAAGGACTTATCGATGCCATGGTGAATCGCCATCAAGTGTATAATGAAACATTAGATTTCATCAAGCAGTTAGAAGAAGAGAAAAAAGCTTTTGTGATTCGTCCGTCTCAACCGTTGTCTGTGAAGCGTACGGAAAAGGATCAAAAGAAATTAGAAGAATTATATCATCAGGGATACGAGGATGCGAAAAAGAGTTACATACATTTAAAAAGATGGATAGAAAATTAG
- a CDS encoding biotin-dependent carboxyltransferase family protein — protein MTHPILEITKAGLHTSIQDLGRYGYQEYGVIVGGAMDSYALRLGNYLVGNREGEAAIEMFYGNTIFRILASSYIAITGAKTRVLLNGTTVPLWKGFHVEKGDYLEIGVPEEGYINYLAIRGGIHGEVFLNSKSTYLRGRFGGLGRLLKNRDILLGRTDVKSDHLLKRSLAKELIPTYSKHLTARVVITPQANYFTKESIRRFFSTVYTVSRQSDRMGYRLDGEPLEYRIHQNIITDAIPLGAIQVPDNGLPIILLSDHQTTGGYPKIGIIASVDIPLVAQLRPGQTLSFKPISVQKSQELWIEQEKQLVITKLTS, from the coding sequence ATGACTCATCCTATACTGGAAATAACCAAAGCAGGGTTACACACCTCGATTCAGGACCTCGGAAGGTATGGATATCAAGAATATGGTGTTATTGTGGGCGGAGCGATGGATTCCTATGCTTTACGTCTAGGAAACTATCTTGTAGGGAATCGAGAAGGTGAAGCTGCAATTGAAATGTTTTATGGAAATACTATTTTTCGTATATTGGCTTCATCTTATATTGCAATTACGGGTGCGAAGACGAGGGTATTATTAAATGGAACAACAGTTCCGTTGTGGAAAGGGTTTCACGTTGAAAAAGGGGATTATCTAGAAATTGGTGTTCCTGAAGAAGGCTATATTAATTATTTGGCGATTCGCGGCGGTATTCATGGTGAAGTCTTTTTAAACAGTAAATCTACCTATTTACGAGGACGCTTTGGAGGATTAGGCCGATTGTTAAAAAATCGGGATATCCTGTTGGGAAGAACTGATGTTAAGTCAGATCACCTGCTAAAAAGGAGTTTAGCAAAAGAATTGATTCCAACCTATTCAAAACATCTAACAGCTCGTGTCGTAATTACCCCACAAGCCAATTATTTTACCAAGGAAAGTATCCGGAGATTCTTCTCAACAGTTTATACGGTTTCTAGACAATCGGATCGAATGGGTTACCGGTTAGATGGAGAACCCTTAGAATATCGAATCCATCAGAATATCATTACAGATGCGATCCCTTTAGGAGCGATTCAAGTGCCGGACAATGGGTTGCCGATTATCTTATTAAGCGATCATCAAACGACTGGTGGTTACCCAAAAATCGGAATCATCGCATCAGTGGATATTCCTCTTGTTGCCCAGCTTCGACCAGGACAAACACTTTCTTTTAAACCGATATCTGTTCAGAAAAGTCAAGAGCTATGGATAGAACAGGAGAAACAATTAGTGATCACAAAACTTACAAGTTAA
- a CDS encoding LamB/YcsF family protein — protein sequence MKIDINSDMGESFGHFKVGNDRELMKYITSANVACGFHAGDPKTLHQTILFAKEMGVAVGAHPGFYDVRGFGRKGIIVSPEEIYYDVLYQLGAIKAFTDVHQVRLQHVKPHGALYNMAHKDLELSQAIVNAIYDFDKNLIVFGIDGGKLLQAAKEKGLRIAREFFVDRTYQNDGSLTPRTKENAYVYDPNEAAERVVRLIKEKRVQATDGTWVIMDADTLCVHGDGEHALTLAKAVYDRLIAEQIELIPIGKSIVG from the coding sequence ATGAAAATTGATATCAATAGCGACATGGGGGAGAGTTTTGGCCATTTTAAAGTAGGGAATGATCGAGAATTGATGAAGTATATCACGTCTGCAAATGTGGCCTGTGGATTTCATGCAGGAGATCCAAAGACACTTCATCAAACGATTTTGTTCGCAAAAGAAATGGGAGTCGCTGTAGGCGCACATCCAGGGTTTTATGATGTCCGTGGTTTTGGCCGAAAAGGAATAATAGTAAGTCCAGAAGAAATCTATTATGATGTTCTTTATCAATTGGGTGCAATAAAGGCATTTACAGATGTACATCAAGTACGATTACAACATGTAAAGCCACACGGTGCTCTGTATAATATGGCTCATAAAGATTTGGAACTTTCGCAAGCCATTGTGAATGCCATCTATGACTTTGATAAGAATCTGATTGTTTTTGGAATTGACGGTGGGAAATTGCTTCAGGCCGCAAAAGAGAAAGGGTTAAGAATAGCGAGAGAATTTTTTGTGGATCGAACTTATCAAAATGATGGATCCCTTACCCCAAGGACAAAGGAGAACGCTTATGTCTATGACCCTAACGAAGCAGCAGAAAGAGTGGTTCGTTTAATCAAAGAAAAGAGGGTACAAGCTACTGATGGCACTTGGGTTATAATGGATGCGGATACATTGTGTGTTCATGGTGATGGTGAACATGCGCTTACTTTGGCTAAGGCTGTCTATGATCGATTAATAGCAGAACAAATCGAACTCATTCCAATTGGTAAGTCTATCGTGGGGTGA
- a CDS encoding DUF1292 domain-containing protein, whose translation MSDHKHDHNHHHHHHHDHEHCDHHHHDHDHHHEHKVILLDENGQEKEFDIVTWFEVDSKDYVVLISSEGDQEEGIILRLEEEDGEEVLVDIEDDEEWNRVLAVYEKLYDEQQEQD comes from the coding sequence ATGAGCGATCATAAACACGATCACAACCACCATCACCATCATCACCATGACCATGAGCATTGTGACCATCATCATCATGACCATGATCACCACCACGAACATAAGGTGATTCTTTTAGATGAGAATGGTCAGGAAAAGGAATTTGATATTGTGACATGGTTTGAAGTTGATTCCAAGGATTATGTTGTATTAATTTCCTCTGAAGGCGATCAAGAAGAAGGTATCATTTTACGACTTGAAGAAGAAGACGGTGAGGAAGTTTTAGTGGATATTGAAGATGATGAGGAATGGAATCGAGTCTTAGCTGTTTATGAAAAACTATATGACGAGCAGCAAGAGCAAGACTAA